A window of the Planococcus citri chromosome 4, ihPlaCitr1.1, whole genome shotgun sequence genome harbors these coding sequences:
- the LOC135846060 gene encoding atrophin-1-like, whose amino-acid sequence MLPPKMKAWMLLLGILLHESAAVVNNKKNNAGVIRRQVPVLTNAYGAPVSLEHADPPPNNFQSKDNYESRVSDFEATTPVFPLSAPSYDYSPPGLAPPEGGDSNNARISDFEATTPVFPLSAPSFDYSVPGLAPPEDNEILTKQSGFGYERPPTNPSPSYGPPPSAYGPPSNTYLPPSNSYLPPSNSYLPPPKPSYGPPPPPPKPSYLPPPPPPRPVYGPPKPTYGPPPPPPPPPPPKPTYGPPPPKPSYGPPPFEYSPPKPQYGPPKPTYGPPSYPSKPPSPQYGPPQKPPSSLSLNPDLLSLKYGSNIKSESSSSSKYSFYNNLKSSLYSLLGNHHQSSGSSGIHSPPTPPVISYDGWKPLQGAELASFIGAYPQVQTSYHEQEFTVPQNSYQASNEFYTHPHSPLSVNQIPGSSFGVPFDFSNSFSNLGFDNGFSNINTFPNPQVDCNDHSSFSQFGSSLTSDNGEIKDSYTVSSYPTQQIGLAYGVPSGKQIEGPKLQPKKPIKFRAPVPSGLLQSVGKDGHDYRGSEFRGQTYIPPAIPELSKPDDTSAGDSSGYSDNYQQNDGSYDSYSAKQPSKDTTFNGDSNSFDNSLKFSNPSPNIQFSQNTDYPGSESLSFNQAPQQSFNVPSSFGSDGYGTSNPELQSLLSSLGDKSPSITPSHSVELPAISSNNLNGIGYGQNQFEFQLQSSNGGSGLSNERVLSQDLLQNVLSAIEQQNKQSSSSSFYEHSDSIQTAGSENVPKVEKIEELSKQNSALPSEKEQNPNNTDNGKSGQA is encoded by the exons ATGCTCCCGCCAAAAATGAAG GCATGGATGCTCTTACTAGGAATACTACTTCACGAATCTGCAGCAGTTgtgaataacaaaaaaaataatgcaggAGTTATTCGACGACAAGTGCCCGTACTGACCAACGCATATGGTGCTCCAGTATCTTTGGAACATGCTGATCCTCCTCCCAATAACTTTCAATCAAAAGACAACTACGAGTCAAGAGTCTCGGATTTCGAAGCAACGACTCCAGTTTTCCCCTTAAGTGCGCCTTCGTACGATTACAGCCCACCAGGCTTAGCACCGCCAGAAGGAGGCGACAGCAACAATGCACGAATCTCCGATTTCGAAGCTACCACTCCAGTTTTTCCTCTAAGTGCGCCATCTTTCGATTACAGCGTACCTGGTTTAGCACCTCCAGAGGACAACGAAATTCTTACCAAACAATCCGGGTTTGGATATGAAAGACCTCCTACAAATCCATCTCCTTCCTATGGGCCACCACCTTCAGCATATGGTCCACCAAGTAATACGTATCTGCCACCAAGTAATTCTTATCTTCCTCCAAGTAATAGTTACCTTCCACCCCCGAAACCATCTTATGGTCCACCTCCGCCCCCGCCAAAACCTTCTTATTTGCCACCACCACCTCCTCCCAGACCAGTGTATGGTCCTCCTAAACCAACATACGGACCTCCACCACCACCGCCGCCTCCGCCACCACCAAAACCAACGTACGGACCTCCTCCTCCAAAACCTTCATACGGTCCACCACCATTCGAGTATTCTCCACCAAAACCACAATATGGTCCTCCTAAACCAACATACGGACCTCCATCTTACCCATCTAAACCGCCAAGCCCGCAATACGGACCACCACAGAAACCACCTTCATCTTTGTCATTGAATCCAGATTTACTGTCGCTGAAATATGGATCAAACATAAAAAGTGAGAGTAGTTCATCTTCGAAATACTCTTTCTACAATAACTTGAAGAGTAGCTTGTACTCTTTGCTTGGAAATCATCACCAATCATCTGGTTCATCTGGAATTCATTCACCACCCACACCTCCAGTCATCAGCTATGACGGATGGAAACCTTTGCAGGGGGCTGAATTAGCTTCGTTTATCGGAGCTTACCCTCAAGTACAGACATCTTATCATGAACAAGAATTCACTGTACCGCAGAATTCGTATCAAGCTTCCAATGAATTCTACACTCATCCGCATTCTCCACTTTCAGTGAACCAGATCCCTGGCTCTAGTTTTGGCGTACCATTCGATTTCTCCaactctttttcaaatttaggatTCGATAATGGATTCTCCAACATCAACACATTCCCAAATCCTCAAGTAGATTGCAACGATCATTCCTCCTTCTCTCAGTTTGGTAGCTCGTTAACCTCTGATAATGGAGAAATAAAAGATAGTTACACGGTATCGAGTTATCCAACCCAGCAAATTGGTTTAGCCTATGGAGTTCCTTCTGGTAAACAAATAGAAGGACCAAAATTACAGCCCAAAAAACCCATCAAGTTCAGAGCTCCGGTGCCATCTGGTTTATTGCAATCTGTAGGAAAAGATGGCCACGACTACAGAGGATCAGAATTCAGAGGTCAGACTTATATTCCACCTGCCATTCCAGAACTATCTAAACCAGATGATACATCTGCAGGCGATTCTTCTGGTTATTCTGATAATTATCAACAAAATGATGGTTCATATGACTCTTACTCTGCAAAACAGCCATCTAAAGACACTACATTCAATGGAGATTCCAACTCTTTCGACAATAGTTTGAAGTTCAGCAATCCATCACCTAATatccaattttctcaaaatacagaTTACCCGGGATCTGAGAGCTTATCTTTCAATCAAGCTCCGCAACAGTCATTCAATGTGCCTTCATCCTTTGGATCTGATGGATATGGTACCTCAAATCCAGAATTACAATCACTTCTGAGCTCATTAGGAGATAAATCACCTTCTATCACTCCCTCACATTCTGTTGAATTGCCTGCCATTAGCAGCAACAATCTTAATGGTATTGGATATGGCCAAAACCAATTTGAATTCCAACTGCAGTCCTCAAATGGAGGATCCGGATTGTCCAATGAAAGAGTCTTATCTCAAGATTTGTTGCAAAACGTATTGTCAGCAATTGAACAACAAAATAAACAGTCCTCATCCAGCAGTTTTTATGAACATTCTGACAGTATACAAACTGCAGGCTCAGAAAATGTTCCCaaggtagaaaaaattgaagaattgagtAAACAAAATAGTGCACTGCCTAGTGAAAAAGAACAGAATCCAAATAATACAGATAATGGCAAATCTGGTCAAGCATGA
- the LOC135843368 gene encoding uncharacterized protein LOC135843368 produces the protein MPETSENAEKLKALSTRKSRLRSSLTRSMSYVSEKLATADFNEVKVKLTMVEDIYKNYLALLDEFDNFEVPDLDPFIEKFEDDYIAIKGKLESSIEKFSNSSAVPGFKRQCTTESGGSGSCCSSSKATIKLPKLELKKYGGNLLEFESFWSSFNSAVHNTDLEATDKFTYLRNNLVGEAEVLLRGMGTTAANYPIAYEMVKKKFGNKKKLIDLLYDNLTKIPKSNKWTKNLRNTYDNIESNLHALEGVGENIQNNTILYSMIMKKFPFDIIMKADLDVASNDLSELRQKVGELIWKQEQYCGTNWSESSDNNSNKKDFFKGTTESLITGDRKPSKKCIYCGETSHYSDECSKITTLEDRRKKLNGRCIICLNPGHLAKDCTVNKPCVHCKKRRSHHRSLCIKLFSKEVSNPEPTESLLMKDQEGNLLAATINVGNESRVQKVTSILDSGSRRSYITTRLADKLKLKPLHYETIRISTICSEAPREISTKVVSLDIFTNDGEKIKITANTIPKIINRINHHDIKLDSRFKKFKLAEVDKNLVPELLIGNDYMFDFMVMEKVIIDDSTSLINSKFGWLVVGRINKNHETPVFFSEIEMVENLWKLDAIGIDDSTSVEDIGDELAVKSFYDNIELIDNRYEVAWPWKEYPPDLKSNKGLAYGRLKSQMRKFEKNKELFDEYDKVIKYQESQGIIERVDESINDKEDLVHYLPHHEVLTPERIVKKIDKSFNYRYVPSAENPADIASRGAEVQDLNSFWWEGPTWLKEMEVAWPKAMNLQFESEPEPEPEPEPVLILNNTAVIQPPFKIDCTQFKTLNYLLDATLSYMKNVDSNNIVQKTEEAFNQWIIYIQNKNYPDISQPNALGLKRDSQNIIRCHGRLVESCLDDNAKFPILLPEKEFFTRLLIEKIHIDNYHVGVSHTLSELRKNFWIPKGRSTVYYVLKKCANCKYYDGGPYKYPAIPPLPEFRVNQSSPFSCCGIDTFGPLYVSDNSVQKKVFVSIFVCMITRAIHLELLENMTTQEFLLAFRNFIALRTIPKFVISDNAPQFKITKSAFENLWQQIISDNDVIDFCKNNLIEWKLLPEYAPWHGGFYERLIGIVKMSLKKTIFNCIITENQLRTVLYEVTSVINSRPIVYVGENDSNVLTPNDLMNTKFDFIPDIDNVKNIKRDVIVNLWKRSNNIINQFWNVWKFQYLTSLRERNISIKQKKNVVDLVPKVGDIVLIEGDKKFCPRGEWKVGKVINVNVSSDSNVRSAIVETKNSKLTRPINKLYPLETS, from the exons atgccgGAAACCAGCGAAAATGCAGAAAAGCTAAAAGCGTTATCCACCCGAAAGTCCAGACTTCGTTCTTCACTGACTAGAAGTATGTCATACGTAAGTGAAAAGCTGGCGACGGCAGATTTTAACGAAGTTAAAGTGAAATTGACAATGGTCGAAGAtatatataaaaattatcttGCTTTACTTGACGAATTCGACAACTTCGAAGTTCCGGATCTGGACCCTTTCATAGAAAAATTCGAAGATGACTACATCGCCATTAAAGGTAAATTAGAAAGCAGtatcgaaaaattctctaatAGCAGTGCTGTTCCAGGTTTTAAAAGACAGTGTACAACTGAATCTGGTGGTAGCGGTAGTTGTTGTTCTTCTTCAAAAGCTACGATTAAGTTACCAAAGTTGGAGTTGAAGAAATATGGTGGTAATCTACTTGAATTCGAATCGTTTTGGTCTTCGTTCAACTCAGCTGTACATAATACTGATTTAGAAGCAACTGATAAATTTACGTATTTGAGAAATAACCTGGTAGGCGAAGCTGAAGTATTGTTGAGAGGTATGGGTACCACTGCTGCTAACTATCCGATCGCATacgaaatggtaaaaaagaagtttggtaataaaaagaaattaattgatttattataTGATAATTTaactaaaattccaaaaagtaacaaatggactaaaaatttgcgaaatactTACGATAATATTGAATCGAATTTACATGCTTTAGAAGGTGTaggtgaaaatattcaaaacaacaCCATACTGTATTCGATGATTATGAAGAAGTTTCCGTTTGATATAATTATGAAAGCCGATTTGGATGTTGCAAGTAACGATTTATCCGAATTGAGGCAGAAAGTTGGCGAATTGATATGGAAACAAGAGCAGTATTGTGGTACTAATTGGAGTGAGTCATCCGATAATAATTCtaataaaaaagattttttcaaaggtactaCAGAGAGCTTGATAACTGGTGATAGAAAACCAagtaaaaaatgtatctattgCGGTGAAACGTCACATTATTCCGATGAATGCAGCAAAATAACGACATTGGAAGACAGAAGAAAGAAATTAAATGGTCGTTGCATCATTTGTTTGAATCCTGGTCATCTCGCTAAAGACTGTACGGTAAACAAACCATGTGTACATTGTAAAAAACGTCGTAGTCATCATCGTAGTTtatgtattaaattattttcgaaagaaGTTAGTAATCCTGAACCAACTGAATCTTTACTAATGAAAGATCAAGAAGGTAACCTGTTAGCAGCCACAATCAACGTTGGTAATGAAAGTCGTGTTCAGAAAGTTACCTCAATTTTGGATAGCGGTTCAAGAAGATCGTACATTACTACAAGGTTGGccgataaattaaaattgaagccTCTTCATTATGAAACGATTAGAATTTCTACGATTTGTTCCGAAGCTCCTAGAGAAATTTCAACCAAGGTCGTTAGtttagatatttttacaaatgatggtgaaaaaataaaaatcactgcaAATACGATACCTAAAATTATTAATCGAATAAATCACCACGATATTAAGTTAGATTCCAGATTCAAGAAATTCAAGCTCgctgaagttgataaaaatcttgtACCTGAACTCCTGATTGGAAATGACTACATGTTCGATTTTATGGTCATGGAAAAAGTAATTATTGATGATTCAACTTCGTTaatcaattcgaaatttggATGGCTGGTTGTTGGTCGAATCAATAAAAACCACGAAACTCCAGTTTTCTTCTCCGAGATTGAAATGGTAGAAAACCTATGGAAATTAGATGCGATTGGGATAGATGATTCAACCTCAGTGGAGGATATTGGCGATGAACTTGCGGTAAAAAGTTTTTATGATAATATAGAATTGATAGATAATCGTTATGAAGTAGCTTGGCCCTGGAAAGAGTACCCTCCTGATTTAAAATCGAACAAAGGGCTCGCCTACGGTCGTTTGAAATCTCAGAtgagaaaattcgaaaagaacAAAGAATTATTCGACGAATATGACAAAGTGATCAAATACCAAGAGTCTCAAGGTATTATCGAACGAGTCGACGAATCTATCAACGATAAAGAAGATTTAGTTCATTATCTTCCGCATCACGAAGTTCTGACACCAG aaagaattgtgaagaaaattgataaatcgtTCAATTATCGCTACGTTCCATCTGCTGAAAATCCTGCTGATATAGCCAGTCGCGGTGCAGAAGTGCAAGATTTGAATTCGTTCTGGTGGGAAGGCCCCACATGGTTGAAAGAGATGGAAGTCGCTTGGCCAAAGGCaatgaatttacaatttgaatccgaacctgaacctgaacctgaaccagAACCAGTACTTATCTTGAATAATACAGCTGTAATTCAGCCTCCTTTTAAAATCGATTGTACTCAATTTAAAACCCTCAACTATCTACTTGATGCAACGTTAAGCTATATGAAAAATGTCGATTCGAATAATATTGTTCAGAAAACCGAAGAAGCTTTCAACCAGTGGATTATATatatccaaaacaaaaattatcctgaTATTTCGCAACCTAATGCGCTTGGTTTAAAGCgtgattctcaaaatattatacgTTGTCATGGGCGCTTAGTTGAATCATGTCTCGACGATAATGCGAAGTTTCCAATACTTCTACCTGAGAAAGAATTCTTCACtcgtttattaattgaaaaaattcatatcgatAACTATCATGTCGGCGTTTCCCATACTCTCtctgaattgagaaaaaatttctggattccAAAAGGCAGATCGACGGTGTACtacgttctaaaaaaatgtgCTAACTGCAAATACTATGATGGTGGTCCATATAAATATCCTGCAATTCCTCCGTTACCTGAATTCCGTGTAAATCAAAGCAGTCCGTTTTCCTGTTGTGGTATCGACACATTTGGTCCTTTATACGTCAGTGATAACTCAGTccagaaaaaagtatttgttaGTATTTTCGTTTGTATGATTACACGTGCGATTCACTTAGAACTTTTAGAGAATATGACCACTCAAGAATTCCTACTcgcttttcgtaattttatagcATTACGCACAATTCCAAAATTCGTAATAAGTGACAACGCGCCacaatttaaaataaccaaatcagcttttgaaaatctttggcaacaaataatttctgataatgatgtaatagatttttgtaaaaataatttgatagaATGGAAACTGTTGCCTGAATATGCCCCGTGGCATGGCGGTTTTTACGAAAGATTAATCGGTATAGTGAAAATGTCgctaaagaaaacaatttttaattgtataatAACAGAAAATCAATTGAGAACCGTGTTGTATGAAGTAACTTCTGTTATTAATTCGCGTCCTATTGTTTACGTAGGTGAAAATGATAGTAATGTATTAACACCTAATGATTTGATGAAtaccaaattcgattttattccgGATATTGATaatgttaaaaatattaaacgcGATGTAATCGTAAATTTATGGAAAAGATCTAACaatattattaatcaattttggaacgtTTGGAAATTCCAATATTTAACTAGTCTTCGCGAACGTAATATTagtataaaacaaaagaaaaatgtagtaGATTTAGTTCCTAAAGTAGGAGATATCGTATTAATcgaaggtgataaaaaattttgtcctaGAGGAGAGTGGAAAGTTGGTAAAGTAATTAATGTTAATGTTAGCTCAGACAGTAATGTTAGATCAGCAAtcgttgaaactaaaaattctaaacttacCCGTCCCATTAACAAATTGTATCCCTTGGAAACatcgtaa